The genomic segment TCACCGACCGCATGGACCGGCACCTCGCGGCCGCCGACGTGCTCGTGCACTCGACCGCCGGGCTCACCGCGCTGGAGGCCATGGTCTGCGGTGCGCGCGTGATCTCCTACGGGTGGGGCCGCGGCCACGTGCGCCTCAACAACGAGGCCTACGCCCGCTTCGGGCTGGCCGACGTGGTCGAAGGTCCCGCCGGGCTGTCGGCGGCGATCGCGCGGGCGCTGCTGCGCCCGCGATCCCCCGACGTGGGCTACGCGCGGCGTCCCGCCGCCGCCGACGAGATCCTGGACCTCGCGGGCGCCTGAGCTCAGTCGCCCGGCAGCACGGTCACGCTGTGGGCCGAGGGCAGGTCGGGCAGCTCGCCGCCGAGGTCGCGGGGCAGGCGCAGCTTGACGTGGATCCGCGTCCCCGGCGTCAGGGTCTCCAGCCGGCCCCCGTACACGCGCGCGGGCTCGAGGTCCAGCGTCACGTCGCGGCCGCAGAAGGCGCCGGCGTGGCCGTCGGTCTGCTGGACGCCGAGCACGACGCGCTCGAGCGGGACGTCGAGCCAGCGGATCTCGCCGGTCAGCTCGTAGTTGACCAGCGGGTTGTTCGAGCGGGCGTGGCTGTGGGCGTGGTGGCCCAGATGCGAGATGCTCGGGTACGGGGTGGAGTTGGGCATGGCCCCATCGTCGCCCCGGCCCACGGACCTCGCATCCGTGGAGGACCGCAGCGGACGGGGGCGCACCCCTGATCCTGCGGGTTTCCCGCATCCGCCCGCGGGCCGCGGCCGGATGCGCCAGGACCGCCCGGCGCCTAGCGTTGTCCTCCCGCCATGGACGCCCCCGCCCCCTCCCGCCGCCGGCCCGGGCGCCGCAGCGCCGCCGCGCTGCTGACGGGCCTCGTCGGCTACGACCTGCTGCAGCGCCGCCACGCGATCCTGCGCAACTTCCCCGTGGTCGGGCACCTGCGCTACCTGCTCGAGCTCTTCGGGCCCGAGCTGCGTCAGTACATCGTGACCTCCAACGACGAGGAGCGCCCGTTCTCGCGCGACCAGCGGCGCTGGGTCTACGCCTCGGCCAAGCACGAGATCACGACGTTCGCCTTCGGCAGCGACGATGAGATGGAGCAGGTCGAGAGCCTCGTCGTGCTGCGGCCCGTCCCGTTCGGGCCGCCGGCGCCGGCGCCCGGGCGCCCGGGCGGCGCGCCGGACCACGCGATCGCCGCCGGCAAGGTGCTCGGCGCGCGTACGGGGCGCCGCCACGCGTTCCGCCCCGCGTCGGTGGTCAACGTCTCGGGCATGAGCTACGGCGCCCTGTCGCCCACGGCCGTGGAGGCACTCAACCGCGGCTGCGCCCAGGCCGGCTGCCTGCACAACACGGGCGAGGGCGGCCTGGCGCCTGCCCACCGCCATGGCGGCGAGCTCGTCCTGCAGATCGGCACGGGCTACTTCGGGTGCCGCGACGAGACGGGGCGCTTCAGCCTCCAGCGCCTGGTCGAGCAGGTCGCCTCGGCGCCCGTCCGGGCGCTGGAGATCAAGCTCTCCCAGGGCGCCAAGCCCGGCCTGGGCGGCATGCTGCCCGCGGCGAAGGTCACGCCGGAGATCGCGGCGATCCGCGGCGTGCCCGCCGGACGCGACTGCATCAGCCCGCCCGTGCACTCGGCGTTCGGCACCGTGGAGGAGCTCGTCGAGTTCACCGAGCTGCTCGG from the Baekduia soli genome contains:
- a CDS encoding FMN-binding glutamate synthase family protein, which codes for MDAPAPSRRRPGRRSAAALLTGLVGYDLLQRRHAILRNFPVVGHLRYLLELFGPELRQYIVTSNDEERPFSRDQRRWVYASAKHEITTFAFGSDDEMEQVESLVVLRPVPFGPPAPAPGRPGGAPDHAIAAGKVLGARTGRRHAFRPASVVNVSGMSYGALSPTAVEALNRGCAQAGCLHNTGEGGLAPAHRHGGELVLQIGTGYFGCRDETGRFSLQRLVEQVASAPVRALEIKLSQGAKPGLGGMLPAAKVTPEIAAIRGVPAGRDCISPPVHSAFGTVEELVEFTELLGAETGLPVGIKSAVGGRAFWDALAARMAATGGGPDFVTIDGAEGGTGASPLAFADHVALPFKIAFSRAYAAFAEAGLAEDVVFAGAGRLGFPDATAFAFALGCDLVNVGREAMLAIGCVQAQRCHTGACPSGVATQNRWLMRGLDPTLKSARTANYITALRAETLALARTCGVAHPALLRPEHLEIVTARFGTAGLRDVFGYRAEWPLLSPARREQVAALAG